From Alienimonas californiensis, a single genomic window includes:
- the dnaX gene encoding DNA polymerase III subunit gamma/tau, with amino-acid sequence MADDPLLADPLLEDPSHREGADAPAAVGGNGRGGAKHYTVLARRYRPQTFAEVIGQGHVARALTNAIAAGRVAHAYLFTGARGVGKTSTARIFAKALNCPNAPKEGPNAGVPCNQCEICDAVSEGNDVDVLEIDGASNNGVDHIRDLRGNVTVKPMRARYKVYIIDEVHMLSKAAFNALLKTLEEPPAGVKFVFCTTEPNKLPDTILSRVQRFDFATVHVQNIIQRLAAIAEAEGYEVEQPALELVARRAAGSMRDSQSLFDQLLSFGGAKITAEEVHRLFGTASDDRLVALVGYCVNGDPAGALAELEAAIGDGVQLDELIDQLVGYLRDLMILAAGADGVPLLGVSEEFRSALSEQAQDWGVQTTLAAVQLLSEAKLRMQRVTFGRALAEAALVRAATLGDLDDLAGLAESLRGGGSPSGATAPARNRPPARPAPRNSPSPSRQEPVAPRPPGAAAIQEERPTPAPAPPPRREEPQAERAEPDEPEAPAVPSVPLKAGNEGLLLSRLKELIGAGNALTGVRESSALAILGPDRVELRFPAALKVAAERCEAKRPAVEAALRTIVGAPVSFAVALDAAPANGAARQEAKPERSARDASRPEPVNPDDIADPFVRRAVDLFEARQVTSQPLPPAAASVPD; translated from the coding sequence ATGGCTGACGACCCGCTGCTCGCCGATCCGCTGCTCGAGGACCCTTCGCACAGGGAGGGGGCCGACGCCCCCGCGGCGGTCGGCGGAAACGGCCGGGGCGGGGCGAAGCACTACACCGTGCTGGCCCGGCGCTACCGGCCGCAGACCTTCGCCGAGGTCATCGGGCAGGGGCATGTCGCCCGGGCGCTGACGAACGCGATCGCCGCTGGGCGGGTGGCCCACGCCTACCTGTTCACCGGCGCCCGAGGGGTGGGGAAGACGTCGACGGCCCGCATCTTCGCCAAGGCCCTGAACTGCCCGAACGCCCCCAAAGAAGGCCCGAACGCCGGGGTGCCCTGCAATCAGTGCGAGATCTGCGATGCGGTCTCCGAGGGCAACGACGTCGACGTCCTGGAGATCGACGGCGCCAGCAACAACGGCGTGGACCACATCCGCGACCTCCGCGGCAACGTGACCGTCAAGCCGATGCGGGCCCGTTATAAGGTCTACATCATCGACGAGGTGCACATGCTGTCGAAGGCGGCGTTCAACGCGTTGCTGAAGACCCTGGAGGAACCGCCCGCCGGGGTGAAGTTCGTGTTCTGCACCACCGAGCCGAACAAGCTGCCGGACACAATTCTGTCCCGCGTGCAGCGGTTCGACTTCGCCACCGTTCACGTTCAGAACATCATCCAGCGCCTCGCGGCGATTGCTGAGGCGGAAGGGTACGAGGTCGAACAGCCCGCCCTCGAACTGGTCGCCCGCCGGGCCGCGGGGTCAATGCGGGACTCGCAGAGCCTGTTCGACCAGTTGCTGAGTTTCGGCGGGGCGAAGATCACTGCGGAGGAGGTGCACCGGCTGTTCGGGACCGCCTCGGACGATCGGCTGGTGGCGCTGGTCGGCTACTGCGTGAACGGCGACCCGGCCGGGGCGCTGGCGGAACTGGAGGCCGCGATCGGCGACGGGGTGCAGCTCGACGAGCTGATTGATCAACTCGTCGGCTACCTGCGGGATCTGATGATCCTTGCCGCCGGGGCCGACGGCGTGCCGCTGCTGGGGGTGAGCGAGGAGTTCCGCTCCGCGCTGTCGGAGCAGGCGCAGGATTGGGGCGTCCAGACGACGCTTGCGGCGGTGCAGTTGCTGTCCGAGGCGAAGCTCCGCATGCAGCGGGTGACGTTCGGCCGGGCGCTGGCCGAGGCGGCGCTGGTGCGGGCCGCCACGCTGGGTGATCTGGACGACTTGGCGGGCCTCGCCGAGAGCCTCCGCGGCGGCGGCTCTCCGAGCGGCGCGACGGCCCCGGCCCGCAACCGTCCTCCCGCCCGCCCGGCCCCGCGAAACAGCCCATCCCCGTCTCGCCAGGAACCCGTCGCGCCGCGGCCCCCCGGGGCCGCGGCGATACAGGAGGAACGCCCCACGCCGGCGCCCGCCCCGCCGCCGAGGCGGGAAGAACCGCAGGCGGAACGAGCGGAGCCGGACGAACCGGAGGCGCCCGCGGTCCCGTCGGTCCCCCTCAAGGCGGGCAACGAGGGGCTGTTGCTCAGCCGGTTGAAAGAGCTGATCGGCGCCGGGAACGCCCTGACGGGGGTGCGGGAGAGTTCCGCCCTAGCAATTCTCGGGCCGGATCGCGTAGAATTGCGGTTCCCGGCCGCTCTGAAGGTCGCCGCCGAACGGTGCGAAGCGAAACGCCCCGCCGTCGAAGCGGCCCTTCGCACGATCGTCGGGGCTCCCGTCTCCTTCGCTGTCGCCCTCGACGCCGCCCCCGCGAATGGGGCGGCCCGTCAGGAGGCGAAGCCCGAACGCTCCGCCCGGGACGCCTCCCGGCCCGAACCCGTCAATCCGGACGACATCGCCGACCCCTTCGTACGGCGGGCCGTCGACCTGTTCGAGGCTCGGCAGGTGACCTCCCAACCGCTGCCGCCGGCCGCCGCGTCCGTTCCGGACTGA
- a CDS encoding YbaB/EbfC family nucleoid-associated protein, with amino-acid sequence MFGKLGGLGNMAALASNFGEIQKRIKEVHRKTGEMIVTGSAGEGAVEVDVTGHGEMVACRIAPALLSGPENVAQLQSLVIEASNDAGKKAKAAAKEMISREAEDLNVPGLGDMLAKVGM; translated from the coding sequence ATGTTCGGTAAACTCGGCGGTTTGGGCAATATGGCCGCCCTCGCCTCGAACTTCGGGGAGATCCAGAAGCGGATCAAAGAGGTGCACCGCAAAACCGGCGAGATGATCGTCACCGGCAGCGCCGGCGAGGGCGCCGTCGAGGTGGACGTGACCGGCCACGGCGAGATGGTCGCCTGTCGCATCGCCCCGGCGCTGTTGAGCGGCCCGGAGAACGTCGCCCAGTTGCAGTCGCTGGTGATCGAGGCCTCCAACGACGCCGGCAAGAAAGCCAAAGCCGCCGCCAAGGAGATGATCTCCCGGGAGGCCGAGGACCTCAACGTGCCCGGTCTGGGCGACATGCTGGCCAAAGTCGGGATGTAG
- the rpoN gene encoding RNA polymerase factor sigma-54 encodes MRINLQQSMKMSQQMKLAPRMIQSMEILQLPVMALQERVDQELAENVALEVEDRDRTVSESEETAEREKARDENERSESEKGPLEVDNDDGNADDFERLVDMAESWPDDNYTSGSKPSSNRISDAGDRAFDAMANAPARTQSLHDSLVEQFGYFDTTPEVRAFGVYLIQNLDEDGRLQSGLPDLMSAYGRAITYEDAERALTLIQKLDPPGVGARNVQECLLLQLSDELEYRDELEVLISRHLEDLAANRLPAIQRKTGYDLETITAAAEELSHLNPHPGREFRSVPAQAVTPDLAVDRDDDGKYSVRLLDEYTPNLRISKYYIKQLRNNPDAATKEYIKKKIEGAQWLIESIEQRNQTVKKVTEAIVEHQRDFLEKGPEHIHPLKMEEIAEKVGVHVTTVSRAVSDKWVQTPRGLFPLRQFFGGGTTTEDGEDVSWNQIRLKLKTIIEGEDKKKPLSDDALVEALKEDGYNLARRTVTKYRKKMGIPSSRQRREYV; translated from the coding sequence GTGCGCATCAATCTTCAGCAGTCCATGAAGATGAGCCAGCAGATGAAGCTGGCTCCGCGGATGATCCAGTCGATGGAGATCCTGCAATTGCCGGTGATGGCGTTGCAGGAACGCGTCGATCAGGAATTGGCGGAGAACGTCGCCCTGGAGGTGGAGGACCGCGACCGCACCGTCTCGGAGAGCGAGGAAACGGCCGAGCGAGAAAAGGCCCGCGACGAAAACGAGCGGTCCGAAAGCGAAAAGGGGCCGCTGGAGGTCGACAACGACGACGGCAACGCGGACGACTTCGAGCGCCTGGTCGATATGGCCGAGAGTTGGCCGGACGACAATTACACCAGCGGCTCGAAGCCCTCCTCCAATCGCATCTCCGATGCGGGCGACCGGGCCTTCGACGCGATGGCCAACGCCCCGGCCCGCACGCAGAGCCTGCACGACAGCCTGGTGGAGCAGTTCGGCTACTTCGACACCACGCCGGAGGTCCGGGCGTTCGGGGTCTACCTCATTCAGAACCTCGACGAAGACGGCCGGCTGCAAAGCGGCCTGCCGGACCTGATGAGCGCCTACGGCCGGGCGATCACCTACGAGGACGCCGAGCGGGCGCTGACGCTCATTCAAAAACTCGACCCCCCCGGCGTCGGCGCGCGGAACGTGCAGGAGTGCCTGCTGCTCCAACTCAGCGACGAACTGGAGTACCGGGACGAATTAGAGGTGCTCATCTCCCGGCACCTGGAGGACCTCGCCGCCAACCGCCTGCCGGCGATCCAGCGGAAAACCGGCTACGACCTGGAGACGATCACCGCCGCCGCGGAGGAGCTGTCCCACCTCAATCCGCACCCGGGCCGCGAGTTTCGCAGCGTACCGGCCCAGGCCGTCACGCCTGACCTCGCCGTCGACCGCGACGACGACGGAAAATACTCCGTCCGCCTCCTGGACGAATACACGCCGAACCTGCGGATCAGCAAGTATTATATCAAGCAGCTCCGCAACAATCCGGACGCCGCGACGAAGGAATATATCAAGAAGAAGATCGAGGGCGCCCAGTGGCTGATCGAAAGCATCGAGCAGCGCAACCAGACGGTCAAAAAAGTGACCGAGGCGATTGTCGAGCACCAGCGGGACTTCTTGGAAAAAGGCCCGGAGCATATTCACCCGCTTAAAATGGAGGAGATCGCGGAGAAAGTCGGAGTCCACGTCACGACCGTCTCCCGGGCGGTCAGCGATAAATGGGTGCAGACGCCCCGCGGCCTGTTCCCGCTGCGGCAGTTCTTCGGCGGCGGCACCACCACCGAGGACGGCGAGGACGTCTCCTGGAATCAGATCCGTCTCAAATTGAAGACGATCATCGAGGGCGAGGACAAAAAGAAGCCGCTCTCCGACGACGCCCTCGTCGAGGCCCTCAAGGAGGACGGCTACAACCTCGCCCGCCGCACGGTCACCAAGTACCGCAAGAAGATGGGCATCCCCTCGTCCCGCCAGCGGCGGGAATACGTCTGA
- a CDS encoding helix-turn-helix domain-containing protein, which produces MLVDPRQAADLLRVSERTLRDLTVPHGDLPAVRIGRLVRYRTTSLTDWAQRHEAAA; this is translated from the coding sequence GTGCTCGTCGACCCGCGGCAGGCCGCTGACCTGCTCCGCGTTTCCGAGCGGACGCTCCGCGACTTGACCGTTCCGCACGGCGACCTGCCTGCGGTGCGGATCGGCCGACTGGTCCGCTACAGGACCACCTCCCTCACCGACTGGGCGCAGCGGCACGAAGCCGCCGCCTGA
- a CDS encoding bifunctional DNA primase/polymerase — MLPDKSAGRDPAAADGVFEDVREAERFYANLGWVTLPTKPGEKRPFFSYAERRDAGTVTTPEEAKRWWGISPQYGIAIGLGGDGPTVVDVDSAAACAALADRLGDTPVTWTADSGSADPGRFHLYFETPPGLPAAAKLTPWHDDLEFRGAGGLIQGVPSTHPSGGRYRWREGRSPVDLPLAPLPGAIATEFHAHAERQAVGADRPAGVRPATAAPPTAMTAAHRLRVEHLPGVCRTTKRFLLGEFAEGPDWNGRLFRAACDLAGNEYDDAWAEAALLLGAAPWDAAEGEKALATIESALSQPRSPAVERPEFAAQIRNRFRR; from the coding sequence ATGTTACCTGACAAATCTGCGGGGCGCGACCCCGCCGCAGCCGACGGCGTCTTCGAGGACGTCCGCGAAGCTGAGCGATTTTACGCGAACCTCGGCTGGGTCACGCTGCCCACGAAGCCGGGCGAGAAGCGACCGTTCTTCTCCTACGCCGAGCGTCGTGACGCCGGCACGGTCACCACCCCCGAGGAAGCCAAGCGATGGTGGGGGATCAGCCCCCAATACGGCATCGCGATCGGCCTGGGGGGCGACGGGCCGACCGTGGTCGACGTCGACTCCGCCGCCGCCTGCGCGGCGCTGGCGGACCGGCTGGGCGACACGCCGGTCACCTGGACGGCCGACAGCGGGTCGGCCGACCCGGGCCGGTTCCACCTGTACTTCGAAACCCCGCCCGGCCTGCCGGCCGCGGCCAAGCTCACCCCGTGGCACGACGACTTGGAGTTCCGCGGCGCCGGCGGGCTGATCCAGGGGGTGCCGTCGACGCACCCGTCCGGCGGCCGCTACCGCTGGCGTGAGGGCCGCTCCCCCGTGGACCTGCCGCTCGCCCCGCTGCCGGGGGCGATCGCCACGGAGTTCCACGCCCACGCCGAACGCCAGGCCGTCGGGGCGGACCGTCCCGCCGGGGTCCGCCCGGCGACCGCCGCCCCGCCGACGGCGATGACCGCCGCCCACCGGCTGCGGGTCGAGCACCTGCCCGGCGTCTGCCGGACCACCAAGCGGTTCCTGCTGGGCGAGTTCGCCGAGGGGCCGGACTGGAACGGTCGGCTGTTCCGCGCCGCCTGCGACCTGGCCGGCAACGAGTACGACGACGCCTGGGCCGAGGCCGCTCTGCTGCTGGGGGCGGCCCCCTGGGACGCCGCCGAGGGGGAGAAGGCCCTCGCCACGATCGAGAGCGCCCTGTCGCAGCCCAGGTCGCCGGCGGTCGAGCGGCCCGAATTCGCCGCCCAGATCAGAAACCGTTTCCGCCGCTGA
- a CDS encoding catalase family protein, which translates to MIENIPADESDQIDAIVDSTLRQLEIRYPGDERALRAVHAKGHACVRATFKVADELDARYRIGVFATPGIGFDTDIRFSNAAVLVTPDSPDSERGRSHGSRGVALKLHDVIGPRLREEGESDTQDFLMINQPVFAFANVEDYAALSAALERDTETRASNGAGFFSRMPDGTSPPTPLQKRAARTFDIIGRIRSFTAETPENKEDGKPKAFQAPPASPVDNTYFGAAPFQLGENQVMRFRLKPAARSNDLPNVESEDYLREALARRLADTAAGDVIFEFGAQVRSMNELAPDVDIEDASEQWPETIPFVHLATVTIPCQQFSADGQREACEALVFNPWNGLEAHRPLGGINRLRKPVYDASVSARCPHYSRRNVSECPDRQ; encoded by the coding sequence ATGATCGAAAACATCCCCGCTGACGAATCCGATCAGATCGACGCGATCGTCGATTCGACGTTGAGGCAGCTCGAGATCCGCTATCCGGGCGACGAACGTGCGCTACGTGCCGTCCATGCGAAGGGGCACGCCTGCGTGAGAGCCACATTTAAGGTGGCGGACGAACTAGACGCGAGGTATCGAATCGGCGTGTTTGCAACGCCGGGGATCGGGTTCGACACGGACATCCGATTCTCGAACGCGGCGGTGTTGGTGACGCCTGACTCCCCCGACTCGGAACGCGGTCGCAGTCACGGCAGTCGCGGCGTAGCTTTGAAGTTGCACGACGTGATCGGCCCACGACTGCGGGAGGAGGGCGAGTCGGACACGCAGGACTTTCTGATGATCAATCAGCCGGTCTTCGCCTTCGCAAACGTCGAAGACTACGCTGCGCTCAGTGCGGCCCTCGAGAGAGACACCGAAACCCGAGCCTCGAACGGGGCCGGCTTCTTCAGCCGCATGCCGGACGGCACCTCCCCGCCGACGCCGTTACAGAAGCGGGCGGCGCGCACGTTCGACATCATCGGCCGGATCCGGTCGTTCACCGCCGAGACGCCTGAGAACAAGGAGGACGGAAAGCCGAAGGCGTTTCAGGCGCCGCCGGCTAGCCCGGTCGATAATACGTACTTCGGCGCTGCTCCTTTCCAGTTAGGCGAGAATCAGGTGATGCGGTTCCGGCTAAAGCCAGCCGCACGGTCGAACGACCTCCCGAACGTCGAAAGCGAAGACTACCTTCGCGAAGCGTTGGCAAGACGGCTGGCCGATACCGCCGCCGGCGACGTCATCTTCGAGTTTGGAGCTCAGGTTCGTTCGATGAATGAGTTGGCGCCCGACGTCGACATCGAGGACGCTTCGGAACAGTGGCCGGAAACAATTCCCTTCGTTCATCTGGCGACTGTGACCATCCCCTGCCAGCAGTTTAGCGCCGACGGGCAGCGCGAAGCGTGCGAGGCTCTCGTCTTCAATCCCTGGAACGGCCTTGAAGCGCATCGTCCCTTGGGCGGCATCAATCGTCTGAGAAAGCCAGTGTACGACGCGTCCGTATCCGCCCGCTGCCCGCATTATTCACGACGAAATGTTTCGGAGTGTCCAGATCGGCAGTGA
- a CDS encoding S8 family serine peptidase: MPLTRTDVTALLFAGGGARRFTQDSPVLPDVWVAYAQSPNRRLDLLLTPYHPSSATDAPHRRNLVEGAAAGVSPVGRLATYLKDRLPTRSNVGQNQTGVVARCDFETLVRVLLPASSFWDGRLGHGVEIARNLRDPVERERLARLLAADARTAAHEPDGISPGELWLLRVVGTLAELRRAGAERPAAELREEFVEPWLDDDPPEQDDEPPLRDGTASGEFRTLALCRRLIDAVGRLLEDWDGRGPAEPLLYQVGLNRPARLAVRQSARAVKADAVVRLFETRCSGLTWAVLDDGIDRRHPAFADRAAGGTASRVRRVFDFTQIRHLLAEDGWGDPHLPLRTRRRLDAHPGLRRDLRRSLSSGRSFDWSLVQELIEVGAGEDEEDELIRDGGGLHGTHVAGILAADWRPDDLAPPPGGESVVGLCPDLNLIDLRVIDARGRGDEFAVIAALQFVRHLNATAHQPVVHGVNVSLAIAHDVTNYACGRTPVCLECERLVGDGVVVVAAAGNEGYAARDGAVGPAGLTFGGDYRTSSISDPGNAEAVLTVGATHRSAPHSYGVSYFSGRGPTGDGRAKPDLVAPGEKIVSCAPNGRLATRDGTSMAAPHVSGAAALLMARNAEFIGRPARVKDVLCRSATDLGRERYFQGHGMLDVLRALQAV, from the coding sequence GTGCCTCTCACCCGAACCGACGTGACGGCCCTCCTGTTCGCCGGCGGGGGGGCGCGGCGATTCACCCAAGACTCGCCCGTCCTGCCGGATGTTTGGGTCGCGTACGCTCAGAGCCCGAACCGTCGTCTGGACCTGCTCCTGACGCCGTATCATCCTAGCTCCGCGACTGACGCTCCTCACCGGCGCAATCTGGTGGAGGGAGCCGCGGCGGGCGTCTCGCCTGTCGGGCGGCTGGCGACTTATCTGAAGGATCGGCTCCCCACGAGATCAAATGTTGGGCAAAATCAGACCGGCGTCGTCGCCCGGTGCGATTTCGAGACTCTCGTTCGAGTGTTATTGCCGGCTTCGAGCTTCTGGGACGGCCGACTCGGCCACGGCGTCGAGATTGCGCGGAACCTCCGCGACCCGGTGGAACGGGAGCGGCTGGCCCGACTCCTCGCGGCCGACGCCCGCACCGCCGCGCATGAGCCGGACGGGATTTCTCCCGGCGAACTCTGGCTGCTGCGCGTCGTCGGCACGCTCGCCGAACTCCGACGCGCGGGTGCCGAACGGCCGGCCGCGGAACTTCGGGAGGAGTTCGTCGAACCGTGGCTGGACGACGACCCACCGGAGCAGGACGACGAGCCGCCGTTACGGGACGGCACGGCTTCCGGCGAATTCCGCACGCTCGCCTTATGCCGTCGGCTGATTGACGCCGTCGGGCGGCTGCTCGAAGACTGGGACGGCCGCGGCCCGGCCGAACCACTCCTCTACCAAGTAGGGCTCAATCGGCCGGCCCGGTTGGCGGTTCGGCAGTCCGCACGCGCAGTCAAAGCCGACGCGGTCGTCCGCCTGTTCGAGACCCGGTGCTCTGGGCTCACCTGGGCGGTCCTCGATGACGGGATCGACCGCAGGCATCCCGCCTTCGCCGACCGCGCCGCCGGGGGAACGGCGTCTCGGGTCCGGCGCGTCTTCGACTTTACCCAGATCAGGCACCTGCTCGCTGAGGACGGATGGGGGGACCCGCACCTCCCGCTGCGGACTCGCCGTCGTCTCGACGCCCACCCCGGTCTGCGACGGGATCTTCGCCGGAGCCTCTCGTCTGGGCGGTCCTTCGATTGGTCGCTGGTCCAGGAACTCATTGAAGTCGGCGCAGGAGAGGACGAGGAAGACGAACTGATCAGAGACGGCGGGGGTCTGCACGGGACTCACGTGGCCGGGATCCTGGCGGCGGACTGGCGGCCGGACGATCTCGCCCCCCCGCCCGGCGGCGAATCGGTGGTCGGGCTGTGCCCGGACTTGAACCTGATCGACCTGCGGGTGATCGACGCGCGGGGGCGGGGGGACGAGTTCGCCGTGATCGCCGCCCTGCAGTTCGTCCGTCACTTAAACGCGACGGCCCACCAGCCTGTCGTCCACGGGGTCAACGTGAGTCTCGCGATCGCACACGACGTGACGAACTACGCCTGCGGCCGAACGCCAGTCTGCCTGGAGTGCGAGCGACTGGTGGGCGACGGCGTGGTGGTCGTCGCCGCCGCCGGGAACGAGGGATACGCAGCCCGCGACGGGGCCGTCGGACCGGCCGGGCTAACGTTCGGCGGGGACTACCGGACCTCGAGCATCTCCGATCCTGGAAATGCGGAGGCGGTCCTGACCGTCGGGGCGACCCACCGATCCGCCCCCCATAGCTACGGCGTGAGCTATTTTTCCGGCCGCGGCCCGACGGGGGACGGGCGGGCGAAGCCGGACTTGGTGGCGCCGGGTGAGAAAATCGTCTCGTGCGCCCCGAACGGGCGTCTCGCGACGCGGGACGGGACGAGCATGGCCGCCCCGCACGTGAGCGGCGCCGCCGCCCTGCTGATGGCCCGCAACGCGGAGTTCATCGGCCGGCCCGCCCGGGTGAAAGACGTCCTCTGCCGGTCGGCGACCGACCTCGGCCGGGAGCGGTATTTCCAGGGGCACGGCATGCTCGACGTCCTCCGCGCCCTCCAAGCCGTCTGA
- a CDS encoding caspase family protein: MADKALLCGVNNYRSISDLRGCLNDVANVKRLLTREFGFAETDVRTLEERKVTKKEVLKGWRWLLKDAGPGDRLVFHFSGHGSYTADEDGDEDDGRDELLCLYDMDWSKPDSYLLDDDIREELTGKLPEGAELTVLLDCCHSGTATRMLAPGGSVRAAGVPDEDAPFVDLTASLNRLHAAGRKKTRSSVRVEDLKDDFDRVVAPDVPADEAEETVLVRFVEPPADVRERAAARGGVVRSSLGRSAAGARDDRAGMNHVLLAGCRDTQTSADAYISDDFHGAFSYHLCETARRSGPAVTRPALMTAVRRAILDGGFSQSPQLEPEGAAGQLFGGRGVTDDNGATASVSPRREELQIELLQEILAQLVHLRGGTGPAGEAVEGRGADRHLVAVHGICRHDSGYSNPWWEALSPHLPAGLRRALSTLGGGRREVLWSDLVTSRSIGAATFAEVSEGNRGDLEYARLKSEIEAVLEDRVERQVMDAAPSGDAGEAPTAARSAGAMALDRQTERALFGIPGLDCVDDFVKYLIDDGVRAEVQGRFREVVVPLLESAGRVDVIAHSWGTVVAYEGLRALDGERTLEGEVGTFFTVGAALSIGPVKRRLRPGDGAKPRCVRTWVNLDAKGDPVGGPLTGRPYAVDHEFLNLHPTDCREILGLVAPACAHSSYFKRGNTAVNRDVFARFLTR, from the coding sequence ATGGCCGACAAAGCCCTCCTCTGCGGCGTCAACAACTACCGCTCCATCTCGGACCTCCGGGGCTGCCTCAACGACGTCGCCAACGTGAAGCGGCTGCTGACGCGGGAGTTCGGGTTCGCCGAAACCGACGTCCGCACGTTGGAGGAACGAAAGGTCACGAAGAAGGAGGTGCTCAAGGGATGGAGGTGGCTCCTGAAGGACGCCGGCCCCGGCGATCGGCTCGTCTTTCACTTCTCCGGTCACGGCTCGTACACCGCCGACGAGGACGGGGACGAGGACGACGGTCGTGACGAACTCCTCTGCCTCTACGACATGGACTGGTCGAAGCCGGACAGCTACCTGCTCGACGACGACATTCGGGAGGAACTGACGGGGAAACTCCCGGAGGGGGCCGAGCTGACGGTCCTGCTCGACTGCTGCCACTCCGGGACGGCGACGCGGATGCTCGCCCCGGGCGGATCGGTTCGGGCCGCCGGAGTGCCTGACGAAGACGCCCCGTTCGTGGATCTGACGGCGAGTCTTAATCGCCTCCATGCGGCGGGGCGGAAGAAGACGCGATCCAGCGTCCGTGTCGAAGATTTAAAAGACGACTTCGATCGGGTCGTCGCCCCGGACGTTCCGGCTGACGAGGCCGAGGAGACGGTACTCGTACGCTTCGTCGAACCTCCCGCGGACGTGCGAGAAAGGGCCGCCGCCCGGGGCGGCGTCGTCCGGTCCTCTCTCGGACGTTCGGCGGCCGGCGCGCGGGACGATCGGGCGGGGATGAACCACGTGTTGCTCGCCGGGTGCCGAGACACGCAGACGTCGGCGGACGCATACATTTCCGACGACTTTCACGGAGCGTTCTCGTACCACCTCTGCGAGACCGCGCGGCGGTCCGGCCCCGCCGTGACCCGGCCCGCTCTGATGACCGCCGTCCGCCGGGCGATCCTCGACGGCGGATTCTCGCAATCGCCGCAGTTGGAGCCCGAAGGGGCCGCGGGACAGTTGTTCGGCGGACGCGGCGTCACGGACGACAACGGGGCAACCGCGTCGGTGTCGCCGCGGAGGGAGGAACTGCAGATCGAACTGCTACAGGAGATTCTCGCCCAGCTCGTCCACCTCCGCGGCGGAACGGGTCCTGCCGGAGAGGCGGTCGAGGGACGCGGAGCCGACCGCCACCTCGTCGCGGTGCACGGAATCTGCCGGCACGACTCGGGCTATTCGAATCCATGGTGGGAGGCCCTCTCGCCCCACCTCCCGGCCGGCCTGCGGCGGGCCCTGAGCACGCTCGGCGGCGGCCGCCGTGAGGTCCTTTGGAGCGATCTCGTCACCTCGCGGTCGATCGGCGCGGCGACGTTCGCGGAGGTCTCGGAAGGTAATCGAGGCGACTTGGAATACGCCCGGCTGAAGTCCGAAATCGAAGCCGTGCTGGAGGACCGGGTGGAACGGCAAGTTATGGACGCCGCCCCGTCCGGCGATGCGGGCGAGGCCCCGACGGCGGCGCGTTCCGCCGGCGCGATGGCCTTGGACCGGCAGACTGAACGGGCGCTATTCGGCATTCCCGGGTTGGACTGCGTCGACGACTTCGTCAAGTACCTGATCGACGACGGGGTGCGGGCCGAGGTCCAGGGACGGTTCCGGGAGGTCGTCGTGCCGCTGTTGGAATCCGCCGGCCGCGTCGACGTGATCGCTCACAGCTGGGGGACCGTGGTGGCGTACGAGGGACTGCGGGCCCTAGACGGCGAGCGGACTCTGGAGGGCGAGGTGGGGACCTTCTTCACGGTCGGGGCCGCCCTCTCGATCGGTCCGGTTAAGCGGCGCCTGCGCCCCGGGGACGGGGCGAAGCCGCGGTGCGTCCGCACCTGGGTGAACCTCGACGCGAAGGGGGATCCGGTCGGCGGGCCGCTGACCGGCCGGCCGTACGCCGTGGACCACGAGTTCCTCAACCTGCACCCGACCGACTGTCGCGAAATCTTGGGTCTGGTTGCCCCCGCGTGCGCCCACTCGTCGTACTTCAAGCGAGGTAACACGGCGGTCAACCGAGACGTGTTCGCCCGCTTCCTCACGCGGTAG